A section of the Dehalobacter sp. DCM genome encodes:
- a CDS encoding phosphodiester glycosidase family protein, whose translation MKRFLLRLLAVNLILFILFGPLVVFYGPFHSLTYTTVRTIQMSRHPQFAELFLSEEKIAKISQTFNSGSVTVEPVITLIDHQITDKANGIRVENIEGNYFKGVVMVIDDPKQVKIAVTAEIGIAGQRLSELVLSSCAVAGINAGGFYDPNSQGTGAYPDGITVIDGNIVHNNVSEDNKTNLIGFNQEGQLILKKWTAAEIASGALAQAQIQQAISFEPYLIIDGIPMITGDGGWGFAPRTGIGQKADGTVIFVVIDGRQPDWSMGASLRDLMNVFIEYGAVNAANLDGGSSTEMIYHGQIINKLWNIYGERYMPTAFVVMPKQ comes from the coding sequence ATGAAACGGTTTCTATTGCGTCTTCTTGCTGTCAATTTAATTTTATTTATCCTTTTTGGACCGTTGGTCGTATTTTACGGTCCTTTTCATTCGCTGACCTATACCACAGTGCGAACGATTCAGATGTCACGCCACCCTCAGTTTGCTGAATTATTTTTGTCTGAAGAAAAAATTGCTAAGATATCACAGACGTTTAACAGCGGGTCAGTGACGGTCGAACCGGTAATCACGCTGATAGATCACCAAATCACGGATAAAGCTAATGGCATCCGGGTAGAAAACATTGAAGGCAACTATTTTAAAGGCGTTGTCATGGTAATCGATGATCCCAAGCAGGTCAAGATCGCCGTGACAGCAGAGATAGGAATAGCTGGCCAGCGCTTGTCCGAGTTAGTTCTCAGCAGCTGCGCAGTCGCAGGAATCAATGCAGGCGGCTTCTATGATCCCAATTCTCAAGGTACAGGGGCGTATCCTGATGGTATCACGGTCATCGACGGCAATATTGTTCATAACAATGTCAGCGAGGATAATAAGACGAATCTGATTGGTTTCAATCAGGAAGGGCAGTTGATACTAAAAAAGTGGACGGCGGCCGAAATTGCTTCCGGTGCGCTTGCCCAGGCCCAGATACAACAAGCCATCAGCTTTGAACCTTACCTTATTATCGATGGTATACCTATGATCACCGGGGATGGCGGCTGGGGTTTTGCTCCGCGAACTGGGATTGGGCAAAAAGCAGACGGTACGGTTATTTTTGTAGTCATTGACGGCAGGCAGCCGGATTGGAGCATGGGCGCGTCCTTACGTGATTTGATGAATGTATTTATCGAATATGGCGCTGTCAACGCGGCTAACCTCGACGGCGGCTCATCAACCGAGATGATTTATCACGGACAGATCATCAATAAACTCTGGAACATCTATGGCGAACGGTATATGCCGACGGCCTTTGTGGTTATGCCAAAGCAATAA
- a CDS encoding MBL fold metallo-hydrolase RNA specificity domain-containing protein, translating into MKIHFFGASQTVTGSCYLLETNDTRVLIDCGMFQGSKVIKELNYADFPFQPQNLNAVILTHAHIDHSGLIPKLIKKGYKGVIYATRETIELCAVMLPDSGHIQEMEVMIKNRKAMRANQPLLEPVYTVEDANAVRKHFQAVTYGEKITISPSVAFIYVDAGHILGSAHVIVSITENGVIKNIAFSGDIGTADQPYIEDPEGIDTACDSDNVRSVKDACVIVMETTYGDRNHPDKSHRLEEMARIINQAYQKGGNIIIPAFAIERTQDILYYFNQLQAENMIPVKPIYIDSPLAVAATRIFEKDTRNFDDESRTLLERGHNPLNMKNLHFSESTEDSIRLNAIKGGAVIISASGMADAGRIRHHLKHNLWRSDSTVIFVGYQAEGTLGRLLIDGAEEVVIHGEKVAVNADIVNLKGFSAHADQRELLDWLKFAARNAQEIILVHGEARVLQTFSALVEEQLDKKPIIPELGECISFTDNHIERDKPTKPWLKTIKERMDRTKEVQMTDYPQHPVAAGRKIKRSRRVILSEYKNSYARLQKNLTRFITTGKRNNDYEMMIETFNQIANMLNQKRKSNE; encoded by the coding sequence ATGAAAATACATTTTTTTGGTGCTAGTCAAACGGTTACCGGATCGTGTTATTTATTGGAAACCAATGATACCCGAGTGCTTATCGATTGCGGCATGTTTCAAGGCTCCAAGGTTATTAAGGAACTCAATTACGCCGATTTTCCTTTCCAACCCCAGAATCTTAACGCTGTTATCCTCACTCATGCCCATATTGATCATTCCGGACTTATTCCCAAACTTATTAAGAAAGGGTATAAAGGCGTCATCTACGCTACGCGGGAAACGATTGAACTATGTGCGGTGATGCTGCCTGACAGTGGACATATTCAAGAAATGGAAGTCATGATCAAAAACCGCAAAGCGATGCGAGCGAATCAGCCGTTACTCGAACCGGTTTATACGGTTGAAGATGCCAACGCAGTACGGAAACATTTTCAAGCGGTTACTTACGGTGAGAAGATCACTATATCGCCATCAGTGGCGTTTATTTATGTTGATGCCGGTCATATTCTTGGTTCGGCGCATGTCATAGTCAGTATCACAGAGAACGGCGTGATAAAAAATATTGCTTTCTCCGGCGATATCGGAACAGCTGATCAGCCGTATATCGAAGACCCTGAAGGTATCGATACGGCTTGTGACAGCGACAATGTCAGGAGCGTCAAGGATGCCTGTGTTATTGTCATGGAAACGACGTATGGCGACCGTAACCACCCGGACAAATCACATCGCTTGGAGGAAATGGCAAGAATCATTAATCAAGCATATCAAAAAGGCGGCAACATCATAATACCGGCTTTTGCTATCGAAAGAACCCAGGATATTCTTTATTATTTCAATCAGCTTCAAGCTGAAAATATGATCCCGGTTAAGCCTATTTACATAGACAGTCCGCTGGCAGTGGCTGCCACGCGTATATTTGAAAAAGACACACGTAATTTTGATGACGAGAGCCGTACCTTACTGGAGAGAGGTCATAACCCGTTGAACATGAAAAACCTCCATTTTAGTGAGTCTACGGAGGATTCAATCCGTTTAAATGCAATCAAAGGCGGTGCGGTTATCATATCTGCCAGCGGCATGGCAGATGCTGGAAGGATCCGGCATCACTTAAAGCATAATTTATGGCGGAGTGATTCAACTGTTATTTTTGTCGGTTATCAGGCAGAAGGGACACTGGGGCGACTTTTAATCGATGGGGCCGAAGAAGTCGTGATTCATGGCGAGAAAGTCGCAGTCAATGCCGATATTGTCAACTTAAAAGGCTTTTCCGCCCACGCCGATCAGAGAGAGTTGTTAGACTGGCTTAAATTTGCCGCCAGAAATGCTCAGGAAATTATCTTGGTTCATGGCGAAGCGCGTGTGCTGCAGACATTTTCCGCCTTGGTGGAGGAGCAGCTGGACAAGAAACCGATCATTCCGGAACTCGGGGAATGTATTTCCTTTACAGATAACCATATCGAACGAGACAAGCCAACCAAACCATGGCTAAAGACAATTAAAGAACGGATGGATCGTACAAAGGAAGTACAGATGACAGACTATCCCCAGCATCCTGTTGCTGCTGGAAGAAAGATAAAGCGATCGCGAAGGGTTATTCTATCGGAATATAAGAATTCTTATGCCCGACTGCAGAAAAACCTGACGCGTTTTATCACTACGGGCAAACGGAACAATGACTATGAAATGATGATTGAAACTTTTAATCAGATAGCCAATATGTTGAACCAAAAGAGAAAATCGAATGAATGA
- a CDS encoding LysR family transcriptional regulator, which produces MNFYNLQYFIDVAELGSFTKAAHKNYVSQTAISQQIASIEKELGFQLFVRERSEIKLTQAGKSFYEDCSKIVFYYNHAIRRASEEASGTAEIIRIGITGPGDNVCLPKIVALFCEKYPHVQIKLERDTFYGIKNKLKRNLVDISFSFSYDILGESEIAVERLIESEVVLLVSRRHRLAQYDWIEPTEVANERIIMVSKDYGPANFEHMVQCRRKDGYEPILEIVDSVETLQLYVEMNQGVAFVPELLFQYDPEYCKLVKVKGSQETNEYVVSWMRNNESKLVPAFIDMAKTYFEHTNI; this is translated from the coding sequence GTGAATTTTTACAATCTCCAGTATTTTATCGATGTTGCGGAATTGGGGAGTTTTACCAAGGCGGCCCATAAAAATTATGTTTCCCAAACCGCCATCAGCCAGCAGATTGCTTCAATAGAAAAAGAACTTGGTTTTCAGCTTTTTGTTAGAGAGAGATCGGAGATTAAACTTACGCAGGCTGGAAAAAGCTTTTACGAAGATTGCAGCAAGATTGTATTTTACTATAACCACGCCATCCGTCGAGCTTCGGAAGAGGCAAGCGGAACGGCCGAAATTATCCGAATCGGGATTACCGGACCGGGGGACAACGTTTGTCTGCCGAAGATTGTCGCCTTATTCTGTGAGAAGTATCCCCATGTTCAGATTAAATTGGAGCGGGATACATTTTATGGCATCAAGAACAAACTAAAGCGTAATTTAGTCGATATTTCATTTAGCTTCTCCTATGACATTTTGGGTGAAAGCGAAATAGCTGTTGAAAGATTGATTGAGTCAGAAGTTGTCCTTCTGGTGTCGCGTCGGCATCGTCTCGCTCAATATGACTGGATCGAACCGACAGAAGTGGCCAATGAAAGGATCATCATGGTTTCCAAGGATTATGGTCCTGCAAATTTTGAGCACATGGTGCAATGCCGAAGGAAAGATGGCTATGAACCTATTTTGGAAATTGTTGATTCGGTGGAAACATTGCAATTGTATGTTGAGATGAACCAAGGGGTCGCGTTTGTACCAGAATTGCTGTTTCAGTACGACCCCGAATATTGTAAACTGGTCAAGGTAAAAGGAAGTCAGGAAACGAACGAATACGTTGTTTCCTGGATGCGGAATAATGAAAGTAAATTAGTCCCGGCGTTTATCGATATGGCGAAAACGTATTTTGAACATACAAATATATAA
- a CDS encoding ATP-binding protein: protein MNQQAESNKSPEGSGGGNFTNPICSLCGDRGIILQGDSAIPCSCMEKKKIENSFKYARLSRELLNCRFEKFSLEYYKDPDAHTEDYSNAQKALKAAKEFVKNVQKNPHEVGLLLTGTVGSGKTYLAASIANVLIENQQKLLFLIVPDLLDELRATFNKNSENTEYDLLDIARTVPILILDDLGAHNYTEWSRNRIYSILNYRMNEQLPTIITTNLDFNEIEHYLGERTCSRLLQMCRIFRLSAGQDIRMQKYLKREGLK, encoded by the coding sequence ATGAATCAACAGGCAGAGAGCAACAAATCACCGGAAGGTTCAGGCGGAGGTAACTTCACTAACCCGATCTGTTCCTTATGCGGGGATAGGGGAATCATTCTGCAGGGTGATTCAGCAATCCCATGTTCCTGCATGGAAAAAAAGAAAATTGAAAACAGTTTTAAATATGCGCGTCTTTCCAGAGAATTGCTCAATTGCCGTTTTGAGAAATTCAGCTTGGAATATTATAAGGACCCCGATGCCCATACCGAGGATTATTCCAATGCTCAAAAAGCGCTGAAAGCGGCAAAGGAGTTTGTGAAAAATGTCCAAAAGAACCCACATGAAGTCGGGCTGCTTTTAACCGGGACAGTGGGCAGCGGCAAAACATACCTCGCCGCGTCTATTGCCAATGTCTTGATTGAAAATCAGCAAAAACTGTTGTTTTTAATTGTTCCGGATCTTCTGGATGAACTTAGGGCAACGTTTAATAAGAACAGTGAGAATACAGAATATGATCTGTTGGATATCGCCCGTACAGTTCCTATCTTAATCCTGGATGATCTAGGCGCTCACAATTATACGGAGTGGTCCCGCAACCGCATCTATTCGATCTTAAATTACCGGATGAATGAACAGCTGCCAACAATTATCACCACAAATCTGGACTTTAATGAAATAGAACATTATCTCGGTGAGAGAACCTGCTCCCGACTTCTTCAAATGTGCAGGATATTTCGCTTATCCGCCGGACAAGATATCCGTATGCAAAAGTATCTGAAACGGGAAGGGCTAAAGTAA
- a CDS encoding oxidoreductase yields the protein MSKCKYPHLFSPITLGNTLFRNRLFASPTGYQSNNGDGYLGEGFGAAAYYERKARGGAASVTTFEGIVDGELGKGGRTHICLDTPGIHVNLSKIAHAVSAYGAIASLELEHTGMFANRDLSFFGASSKGIAYGPVECEVAGRIIRPMDEEIIERTIRKFAEGAALAKMCGFGMVTVHAGHGWMLHQFLSPKTNTRKDKWGGPDIENRARLAVTVCDAIRKAVGPGFPIEIRISGSECYDGGFGLEEGIAIAKQLEGHVDLIHVSAGNHEIEEVFAVTHPSMFLEDGVNVKYAAEIKKHVKTAVATVGALNNAELMEEIIASGQADVVEMARQLLADPDFPNKVRTGNEDKARKCMRCLSCFSSELTWGEPFCALNPETGREFELKFDIPPAVKKKVLVVGGGVGGMQAALTCSARGHEVILCEKGGRLGGVLRCEEEVAFKEPLDYYLNQQAKAVADSNIDLRLNTEVTPEYADQVNADVIIAALGAQPMKPGIRGIEGTNVMSAQDAYTAEEKIGEYVVILGAGLVGIELGLHLISKGKKVKIIEMLDHISDGGNFLHILGLKVEMKKRGLEVYFNTKAKEITLNGVIGESADGEKFFTADTVVYAVGQRPLRQEAIAMNCCAPEFYQIGDCKAPRNITSATTEAFMIARDIGRF from the coding sequence GTGAGCAAGTGCAAGTATCCGCATCTTTTTTCACCCATCACATTGGGCAATACGCTATTCCGCAATCGGTTATTTGCTTCACCTACCGGTTACCAAAGCAATAACGGCGATGGGTATTTAGGTGAAGGCTTCGGTGCCGCTGCGTATTATGAAAGAAAAGCCAGGGGCGGCGCTGCCAGTGTTACTACTTTCGAAGGCATTGTTGATGGTGAACTTGGTAAAGGTGGAAGAACGCATATCTGTCTGGATACACCGGGTATCCACGTTAATTTATCCAAAATTGCTCATGCCGTTAGCGCCTATGGGGCAATAGCGTCATTAGAGCTGGAACATACCGGTATGTTCGCCAATCGTGACCTCTCATTCTTCGGTGCATCATCCAAAGGAATCGCTTACGGGCCAGTCGAATGTGAAGTTGCAGGAAGAATCATCCGCCCCATGGATGAGGAAATTATTGAGCGCACGATCAGGAAATTTGCTGAAGGAGCAGCACTTGCTAAAATGTGCGGGTTTGGCATGGTTACGGTGCATGCCGGTCACGGCTGGATGCTGCATCAATTTCTCTCCCCAAAAACGAATACCAGAAAAGATAAATGGGGTGGTCCGGACATTGAGAATCGCGCACGTCTTGCTGTAACAGTATGTGATGCTATTCGCAAAGCAGTCGGGCCTGGATTCCCGATCGAGATCCGCATCAGTGGCTCCGAATGCTATGACGGTGGTTTTGGTCTCGAAGAAGGTATTGCTATTGCTAAACAGTTGGAGGGCCATGTTGATTTAATTCATGTATCCGCCGGTAATCATGAGATTGAAGAAGTCTTCGCCGTTACCCATCCGAGTATGTTTCTGGAGGACGGCGTTAATGTCAAATATGCTGCTGAAATCAAAAAACACGTCAAAACAGCAGTTGCCACTGTCGGTGCACTGAACAATGCAGAATTGATGGAAGAGATTATTGCTTCCGGTCAAGCTGATGTCGTCGAGATGGCACGTCAGCTTTTGGCCGATCCGGACTTTCCCAACAAAGTGCGTACCGGCAACGAAGATAAGGCAAGAAAGTGCATGCGCTGTCTCTCCTGCTTCTCGAGCGAGTTGACTTGGGGAGAGCCCTTTTGCGCCCTGAATCCGGAAACCGGAAGGGAATTTGAACTAAAATTTGATATTCCTCCCGCAGTCAAGAAGAAGGTTCTAGTTGTTGGCGGCGGTGTCGGCGGGATGCAGGCAGCTTTGACCTGTTCGGCCCGGGGTCACGAGGTCATCCTTTGCGAAAAGGGCGGCCGCCTGGGCGGGGTTTTGCGCTGTGAGGAAGAAGTAGCCTTTAAGGAACCCTTGGATTATTACCTGAATCAGCAGGCGAAAGCAGTGGCGGATTCGAATATTGATCTGCGTTTAAATACCGAGGTGACACCGGAATACGCCGATCAAGTTAATGCGGATGTGATCATCGCTGCGCTGGGAGCCCAACCTATGAAGCCCGGAATCCGGGGTATTGAGGGCACTAATGTAATGTCGGCACAAGATGCGTATACGGCTGAAGAAAAAATTGGGGAATACGTCGTCATCCTTGGCGCTGGTTTGGTCGGAATCGAATTAGGACTCCATCTGATCAGCAAAGGCAAGAAAGTAAAAATAATTGAAATGCTGGATCATATCAGTGACGGGGGTAATTTTCTGCACATCCTGGGATTGAAAGTCGAAATGAAAAAACGCGGTCTGGAAGTATATTTTAATACAAAAGCCAAGGAGATCACATTAAACGGTGTCATTGGTGAATCGGCAGACGGCGAGAAGTTTTTCACGGCGGATACCGTCGTCTATGCCGTTGGCCAACGGCCTTTGCGTCAAGAAGCGATTGCGATGAACTGCTGCGCACCGGAATTTTATCAAATCGGCGACTGTAAAGCGCCCAGAAATATTACTAGTGCGACCACGGAGGCCTTTATGATCGCGAGAGATATCGGTCGTTTCTGA
- a CDS encoding DnaD domain-containing protein: protein MTKNNVYGGFFQALFFSSSVSIPTFLLDHYTELGINQQEMMLIIHLMTEINAKSEHLEEAITRKMNIAIEDFKIMVHTLQGKGLLTVNNRKIKGSTGVYYDFSGLLDQLIELWGINEFKQMEASNSKGKAKQGKPDADPNPSAKLISLFEQELGRPLTGLECEHIEKWLTATYSDELIIEALRRGVSAGIRSFRYLDSILREWEKKGLKTRAEVEAEDQNFQSRQNRKHDKPPKGSPKIKSKYDNIYL from the coding sequence ATGACAAAAAATAATGTATATGGGGGCTTCTTTCAAGCTCTTTTCTTTTCAAGTTCTGTTTCGATACCGACATTTCTGCTGGATCACTATACCGAGCTTGGCATTAACCAGCAGGAAATGATGCTGATTATCCATCTCATGACGGAGATTAATGCTAAAAGTGAGCATTTGGAAGAAGCGATCACCCGTAAAATGAACATCGCCATAGAGGATTTCAAAATCATGGTCCATACTCTGCAAGGCAAGGGACTGCTGACCGTGAATAACCGCAAAATAAAAGGCAGCACCGGTGTGTATTATGATTTTAGCGGCCTTCTCGACCAGCTGATTGAATTATGGGGGATCAATGAGTTCAAGCAAATGGAAGCCAGCAATAGCAAAGGAAAAGCAAAGCAAGGTAAACCAGACGCAGATCCGAATCCTTCAGCAAAATTGATTTCACTCTTTGAACAGGAGCTGGGCAGGCCGCTAACTGGTCTGGAATGTGAGCATATTGAGAAATGGCTGACAGCAACGTATTCCGATGAACTGATCATTGAAGCCTTGCGCCGAGGGGTCAGTGCCGGTATCCGCAGCTTCCGCTATCTGGATTCCATTCTTAGAGAGTGGGAAAAGAAGGGGTTAAAGACACGGGCAGAAGTTGAAGCTGAAGACCAGAATTTTCAGTCCAGACAAAACCGTAAGCACGACAAGCCCCCCAAAGGGTCTCCGAAGATAAAAAGCAAATATGATAATATCTATCTCTAG
- a CDS encoding sigma-54-dependent Fis family transcriptional regulator, whose protein sequence is MFPLEQMLSPVINKRSNVFLEDSLKKVSISESLLIERIKKQKIDVLTKKIKPFEADVVRQEIVQSWIRSYNYNLDPFGTNLGYYLKENAFQEVLHVYENLIQFADGHINYLQDMFIGTNCYAILADQDGVICRVYASKADKQVEKLLMMPGSLWNEETVGTCSHVLCALSQRPIQLCGPEHYSELPLPIVASSAPIFDIQGNLTATITIASLDSRYQNAHTLGMAVSIAKGIQNELFLEERKEARNLTAIDSDDGVITINKQEVITKANIAAIKAFGIPLLGAKFTEILGEQTLIRSVLETGKSIQDTVFELPLRNMKLHIRAIHPVLDKAGRTLGCFFTFQKAGSSKKTTRFTQAVKNGFTFDEIVGSSPQISKLISKARKFAVLDTNILIQGESGVGKEVFAQAIHNESRPNGPFMAVNCAAIPRNLIESELFGYEGGAFTGAERRGMAGKIESAAGGTLFLDEIGDMPLDLQAVLLRVLEEKKIMRVGSNRYISVDFNLVTATNKDLFSLVQQKVFREDLYYRLAAFKITIPPLRERGNDIIKLAKYFICRTAEKQNIPIPVLSKDAETALILYAWPGNVRQLQNAMFYAASMASNGVIQVEDLPDEMQMPDVILAGSRQDEDHITTRNNKTSDSDFLISDMEKITIIQALQKSDFNIAEASELLGFCKSTLYRKIKRYGIVVKPSNYMSD, encoded by the coding sequence ATGTTTCCCCTGGAACAAATGTTAAGCCCGGTAATAAATAAACGAAGCAACGTATTCTTAGAGGATAGTCTGAAAAAGGTGAGCATCAGCGAATCCTTATTGATTGAAAGAATAAAAAAGCAAAAGATTGATGTCCTGACCAAGAAGATTAAGCCTTTTGAAGCGGATGTCGTCAGGCAGGAGATTGTACAGTCCTGGATTCGATCCTACAATTACAATCTTGATCCGTTTGGAACTAATCTTGGTTATTATTTAAAAGAAAATGCCTTTCAGGAAGTACTTCATGTTTATGAGAATTTGATTCAATTTGCCGATGGGCATATCAACTACCTTCAAGATATGTTTATCGGAACAAATTGTTATGCGATTTTAGCGGATCAAGATGGCGTCATCTGTCGGGTTTATGCCAGTAAAGCAGATAAGCAGGTGGAAAAATTACTAATGATGCCAGGATCTCTATGGAATGAAGAAACAGTCGGAACCTGTTCCCATGTTCTCTGTGCTTTAAGCCAAAGGCCGATTCAATTATGCGGACCGGAGCATTACAGTGAGCTCCCTTTACCCATTGTTGCCTCATCAGCACCCATATTTGATATTCAAGGGAATCTTACGGCAACGATTACTATCGCCAGTTTGGACAGCCGATACCAGAATGCGCATACACTCGGGATGGCGGTGTCGATCGCCAAAGGGATCCAGAATGAGCTCTTTTTGGAAGAAAGAAAAGAAGCCCGCAATTTAACGGCCATCGATTCGGATGATGGCGTTATCACGATAAACAAACAAGAGGTTATTACGAAAGCCAATATAGCCGCCATTAAAGCTTTTGGCATTCCCTTACTCGGAGCAAAATTCACTGAGATTCTAGGGGAGCAGACGCTGATCCGCTCTGTTCTTGAGACAGGGAAATCAATACAAGATACGGTATTTGAACTTCCTTTACGGAATATGAAGCTGCATATCCGTGCCATCCATCCGGTATTGGATAAAGCAGGCAGAACCTTGGGCTGTTTTTTTACCTTCCAAAAAGCCGGAAGTTCAAAAAAAACAACGCGATTTACTCAAGCTGTAAAAAATGGCTTTACCTTTGATGAAATCGTAGGCAGCTCGCCTCAGATCTCAAAACTCATAAGCAAAGCAAGAAAATTTGCAGTACTCGATACCAATATCCTAATCCAAGGGGAAAGCGGGGTAGGGAAAGAAGTTTTTGCTCAGGCCATCCATAATGAAAGCCGACCAAATGGCCCGTTTATGGCTGTGAATTGTGCGGCAATTCCGCGAAACCTTATTGAGAGCGAATTATTTGGTTATGAGGGAGGCGCCTTTACTGGCGCAGAACGCCGCGGGATGGCCGGAAAAATTGAGAGTGCAGCGGGGGGAACGTTATTTCTTGATGAAATCGGGGATATGCCGCTGGATCTTCAAGCGGTCCTGCTACGGGTGCTGGAAGAGAAGAAAATTATGCGTGTTGGCAGCAACCGTTATATCTCTGTAGATTTTAATCTGGTGACTGCGACCAATAAGGATCTCTTTTCATTAGTCCAACAAAAGGTTTTCAGGGAAGACCTTTATTACCGGCTGGCCGCGTTTAAAATCACGATCCCACCTTTACGCGAACGGGGAAATGATATCATTAAGCTGGCGAAATATTTTATCTGCCGCACTGCGGAAAAGCAAAACATCCCGATCCCGGTTTTAAGCAAAGACGCCGAAACGGCACTAATCCTCTATGCCTGGCCGGGAAATGTCAGACAGTTGCAGAATGCGATGTTTTATGCGGCAAGTATGGCCAGTAATGGCGTCATCCAAGTAGAAGACCTCCCGGATGAAATGCAAATGCCCGATGTCATCTTAGCAGGATCCAGACAAGATGAAGACCATATAACCACCAGAAACAACAAGACATCCGATTCCGATTTTCTAATCTCGGATATGGAGAAAATAACAATCATTCAAGCATTACAAAAATCTGATTTTAATATTGCTGAAGCGTCTGAGTTATTAGGTTTTTGTAAAAGCACCTTGTATCGAAAGATAAAGCGATATGGGATTGTGGTGAAGCCGTCCAATTATATGTCTGACTGA
- a CDS encoding ANTAR domain-containing response regulator, which yields MKRAILVLQEKMTHELNTVLPLANYQAIAKTDNGIDALRMAQRVEPDLILCGGEIRGIASLDLVQNLIHAKLCPVMLVIEEKDFVNLEYALKTNVNHILTAPIRAMDVIFGIAQAEYNFQREIAHQKEINKINDELKTRKLLYQAILLLITEGMEEETAYNAIRAQAMASRKTLKAIAAEVIKGSWRPSVI from the coding sequence ATGAAAAGAGCAATACTGGTGCTCCAGGAAAAAATGACTCACGAATTGAATACCGTATTGCCCTTGGCTAATTATCAAGCGATCGCTAAGACGGATAATGGTATTGATGCGCTGCGTATGGCGCAGCGCGTAGAGCCGGATCTGATTTTATGCGGGGGCGAAATTCGCGGGATTGCATCATTGGATCTGGTACAAAATCTGATCCATGCTAAATTATGTCCTGTTATGCTTGTGATTGAAGAAAAGGACTTTGTTAATTTGGAATATGCCCTTAAAACCAATGTCAATCACATCCTGACAGCACCGATCCGGGCCATGGATGTCATCTTTGGCATCGCGCAGGCCGAATATAATTTTCAAAGAGAAATTGCTCACCAAAAAGAAATAAACAAAATCAATGATGAGCTCAAGACCAGAAAACTTTTATATCAGGCTATTCTTCTCCTCATTACGGAGGGCATGGAGGAAGAAACCGCCTATAATGCGATCCGGGCACAGGCGATGGCGTCCCGTAAAACATTGAAAGCGATTGCAGCCGAGGTGATTAAAGGATCATGGAGACCTTCAGTTATATGA
- a CDS encoding HD domain-containing protein, giving the protein MDISKDLFNIINQSGAHPALGWKHCQRVYHLAKELSPHLALDDEVLFIAAMLHDAGKYPVYALANVDHTLRSKGIAMNLLKSYSLEQTRIAMILDAIECHMYYSEPGGSDEAVYLRDSNILDSLGNIGLMKFFSLVGQDELITSPEEALSRAQTFAEALPKKVSTKSGRRLAVKRREEMLRFLSGLKRQSAEYAWI; this is encoded by the coding sequence ATGGATATATCCAAAGATCTTTTTAATATTATTAACCAGTCAGGCGCGCACCCGGCTCTGGGTTGGAAACACTGTCAACGCGTCTATCACCTGGCCAAGGAATTGTCACCTCACCTGGCTCTTGACGACGAAGTGCTTTTTATTGCCGCGATGCTTCATGATGCCGGGAAGTATCCTGTATATGCCCTGGCAAATGTCGATCACACCTTACGCTCGAAGGGCATCGCTATGAACTTACTCAAAAGTTACTCGCTGGAACAGACAAGAATAGCCATGATCCTTGATGCCATTGAATGCCACATGTATTATTCCGAACCGGGCGGCAGTGATGAAGCTGTTTATTTAAGGGATTCTAATATTCTCGATAGTCTCGGTAATATCGGATTAATGAAGTTTTTCAGTCTTGTCGGTCAGGACGAATTGATCACAAGTCCTGAAGAGGCATTAAGCCGGGCCCAGACTTTTGCTGAAGCCCTCCCCAAAAAGGTATCAACCAAGTCCGGCAGACGATTGGCCGTCAAGAGGCGCGAGGAAATGCTGCGCTTTCTTTCCGGCCTAAAACGGCAATCCGCTGAGTACGCCTGGATTTAA